A part of Acropora palmata chromosome 6, jaAcrPala1.3, whole genome shotgun sequence genomic DNA contains:
- the LOC141885430 gene encoding uncharacterized protein LOC141885430 isoform X1 → MFVYNARREDWIQENDFSFERMPLLGWIRCLICSALLFSSNPSEPASGTQATDQHRLPVSIDETGSFLCSCSDKKGRTYNLASLAKRDGNPRFTVQAKDNYSYSFNPCFSFKLGSFGDCSGGNVAVCRWTNTSYEKIGDQRKVRCVLQSNGTPKFEYSTIPSSVWLSVVHLQCDPKRKSVESAEFLVTDDTSPDPVKFLLKHNCACPNACPDETPTHIGTTTSASDLKTFVIPSIVSAAVVFFICVSWFAIQQSIRGRRQRRPHEATPLIHGEDEHTGGHNSAGALSQTEESSGGDDSEYLTPRSTITSVQDEPLSMTDPAVACKNNNTNKEIQGSVRKDSHETEEAKV, encoded by the exons atgtttgtttataaTGCTCGACGTGAAGACTGGATTCAAGAAAATGAC TTCAGTTTCGAACGAATGCCTTTGTTAGGTTGGATCCGATGTCTCATATGCTCTGCCCTTCTGTTTAGTTCCAATCCAAGTGAACCAGCTAGTGGAACTCAAGCTACAGATCAGCATCGTCTGCCCGTTTCCATTGATGAAACAGGATCATTTTTGTGCTCTTGCAGTGACAAAAAAGGCAGAACGTATAATTTAGCAAGCCTTGCAAAAAGAGATGGAAATCCAAG ATTTACAGTACAAGCCAAAGACAACTATTCCTACAGCTTCAACccatgtttttcatttaaactTGGCTCATTTGGAGACTGCTCTGGAGGAAATGTTGCA GTTTGCCGGTGGACAAACACAAGCTATGAAAAGATTGGAGATCAGAGAAAAGTAAGATGTGTTCTCCAGTCGAACGGTACACCTAAATTCGAATATTCAAC CATACCATCTTCAGTCTGGCTGTCCGTGGTCCACCTACAATGCGATCCTAAACGCAAAAGCGTCGAATCTGCAGAGTTTTTAGTTACTGATGATACTTCGCCTGATCCTGTG AAATTTCTGCTAAAACACAACTGCGCCTGTCCAAACGCATGTCCGGATGAAACACCGACTC ATATTGGAACTACTACATCTGCAAGTGACTTGAAGACCTTTGTTATACCAAGTATTGTTTCGGCTGCAGTcgtctttttcatttgtgtttcCTGGTTTGCGATTCAGCAATCGATCAGGGGACGACGTCAACGTCGCCCGCATGAGGCAACACCACTGATACATGGAGAAGACGAACATACAGGCGGGCATAACTCCGCAGGTGCCTTGAGTCAAACGGAGGAATCCTCTGGTGGTGATGACTCGGAATATTTGACTCCACGGTCGACAATAACTTCCGTGCAAGATGAACCATTGTCAATGACCGATCCAGCCGTTGcttgcaaaaataacaatacaaataaagaaatacaAGGTTCAGTTAGAAAGGACTCTCACGAGACAGAAGAGGCAAAAGTTTAA
- the LOC141885430 gene encoding uncharacterized protein LOC141885430 isoform X3, whose protein sequence is MLDVKTGFKKMTSNPSEPASGTQATDQHRLPVSIDETGSFLCSCSDKKGRTYNLASLAKRDGNPRFTVQAKDNYSYSFNPCFSFKLGSFGDCSGGNVAVCRWTNTSYEKIGDQRKVRCVLQSNGTPKFEYSTIPSSVWLSVVHLQCDPKRKSVESAEFLVTDDTSPDPVKFLLKHNCACPNACPDETPTHIGTTTSASDLKTFVIPSIVSAAVVFFICVSWFAIQQSIRGRRQRRPHEATPLIHGEDEHTGGHNSAGALSQTEESSGGDDSEYLTPRSTITSVQDEPLSMTDPAVACKNNNTNKEIQGSVRKDSHETEEAKV, encoded by the exons aTGCTCGACGTGAAGACTGGATTCAAGAAAATGAC TTCCAATCCAAGTGAACCAGCTAGTGGAACTCAAGCTACAGATCAGCATCGTCTGCCCGTTTCCATTGATGAAACAGGATCATTTTTGTGCTCTTGCAGTGACAAAAAAGGCAGAACGTATAATTTAGCAAGCCTTGCAAAAAGAGATGGAAATCCAAG ATTTACAGTACAAGCCAAAGACAACTATTCCTACAGCTTCAACccatgtttttcatttaaactTGGCTCATTTGGAGACTGCTCTGGAGGAAATGTTGCA GTTTGCCGGTGGACAAACACAAGCTATGAAAAGATTGGAGATCAGAGAAAAGTAAGATGTGTTCTCCAGTCGAACGGTACACCTAAATTCGAATATTCAAC CATACCATCTTCAGTCTGGCTGTCCGTGGTCCACCTACAATGCGATCCTAAACGCAAAAGCGTCGAATCTGCAGAGTTTTTAGTTACTGATGATACTTCGCCTGATCCTGTG AAATTTCTGCTAAAACACAACTGCGCCTGTCCAAACGCATGTCCGGATGAAACACCGACTC ATATTGGAACTACTACATCTGCAAGTGACTTGAAGACCTTTGTTATACCAAGTATTGTTTCGGCTGCAGTcgtctttttcatttgtgtttcCTGGTTTGCGATTCAGCAATCGATCAGGGGACGACGTCAACGTCGCCCGCATGAGGCAACACCACTGATACATGGAGAAGACGAACATACAGGCGGGCATAACTCCGCAGGTGCCTTGAGTCAAACGGAGGAATCCTCTGGTGGTGATGACTCGGAATATTTGACTCCACGGTCGACAATAACTTCCGTGCAAGATGAACCATTGTCAATGACCGATCCAGCCGTTGcttgcaaaaataacaatacaaataaagaaatacaAGGTTCAGTTAGAAAGGACTCTCACGAGACAGAAGAGGCAAAAGTTTAA
- the LOC141885430 gene encoding uncharacterized protein LOC141885430 isoform X2: MPLLGWIRCLICSALLFSSNPSEPASGTQATDQHRLPVSIDETGSFLCSCSDKKGRTYNLASLAKRDGNPRFTVQAKDNYSYSFNPCFSFKLGSFGDCSGGNVAVCRWTNTSYEKIGDQRKVRCVLQSNGTPKFEYSTIPSSVWLSVVHLQCDPKRKSVESAEFLVTDDTSPDPVKFLLKHNCACPNACPDETPTHIGTTTSASDLKTFVIPSIVSAAVVFFICVSWFAIQQSIRGRRQRRPHEATPLIHGEDEHTGGHNSAGALSQTEESSGGDDSEYLTPRSTITSVQDEPLSMTDPAVACKNNNTNKEIQGSVRKDSHETEEAKV; this comes from the exons ATGCCTTTGTTAGGTTGGATCCGATGTCTCATATGCTCTGCCCTTCTGTTTAGTTCCAATCCAAGTGAACCAGCTAGTGGAACTCAAGCTACAGATCAGCATCGTCTGCCCGTTTCCATTGATGAAACAGGATCATTTTTGTGCTCTTGCAGTGACAAAAAAGGCAGAACGTATAATTTAGCAAGCCTTGCAAAAAGAGATGGAAATCCAAG ATTTACAGTACAAGCCAAAGACAACTATTCCTACAGCTTCAACccatgtttttcatttaaactTGGCTCATTTGGAGACTGCTCTGGAGGAAATGTTGCA GTTTGCCGGTGGACAAACACAAGCTATGAAAAGATTGGAGATCAGAGAAAAGTAAGATGTGTTCTCCAGTCGAACGGTACACCTAAATTCGAATATTCAAC CATACCATCTTCAGTCTGGCTGTCCGTGGTCCACCTACAATGCGATCCTAAACGCAAAAGCGTCGAATCTGCAGAGTTTTTAGTTACTGATGATACTTCGCCTGATCCTGTG AAATTTCTGCTAAAACACAACTGCGCCTGTCCAAACGCATGTCCGGATGAAACACCGACTC ATATTGGAACTACTACATCTGCAAGTGACTTGAAGACCTTTGTTATACCAAGTATTGTTTCGGCTGCAGTcgtctttttcatttgtgtttcCTGGTTTGCGATTCAGCAATCGATCAGGGGACGACGTCAACGTCGCCCGCATGAGGCAACACCACTGATACATGGAGAAGACGAACATACAGGCGGGCATAACTCCGCAGGTGCCTTGAGTCAAACGGAGGAATCCTCTGGTGGTGATGACTCGGAATATTTGACTCCACGGTCGACAATAACTTCCGTGCAAGATGAACCATTGTCAATGACCGATCCAGCCGTTGcttgcaaaaataacaatacaaataaagaaatacaAGGTTCAGTTAGAAAGGACTCTCACGAGACAGAAGAGGCAAAAGTTTAA
- the LOC141885430 gene encoding uncharacterized protein LOC141885430 isoform X4, giving the protein MEIQDLQYKPKTTIPTASTHVFHLNLAHLETALEEMLQFAGGQTQAMKRLEIRENIPSSVWLSVVHLQCDPKRKSVESAEFLVTDDTSPDPVKFLLKHNCACPNACPDETPTHIGTTTSASDLKTFVIPSIVSAAVVFFICVSWFAIQQSIRGRRQRRPHEATPLIHGEDEHTGGHNSAGALSQTEESSGGDDSEYLTPRSTITSVQDEPLSMTDPAVACKNNNTNKEIQGSVRKDSHETEEAKV; this is encoded by the exons ATGGAAATCCAAG ATTTACAGTACAAGCCAAAGACAACTATTCCTACAGCTTCAACccatgtttttcatttaaactTGGCTCATTTGGAGACTGCTCTGGAGGAAATGTTGCA GTTTGCCGGTGGACAAACACAAGCTATGAAAAGATTGGAGATCAGAGAAAA CATACCATCTTCAGTCTGGCTGTCCGTGGTCCACCTACAATGCGATCCTAAACGCAAAAGCGTCGAATCTGCAGAGTTTTTAGTTACTGATGATACTTCGCCTGATCCTGTG AAATTTCTGCTAAAACACAACTGCGCCTGTCCAAACGCATGTCCGGATGAAACACCGACTC ATATTGGAACTACTACATCTGCAAGTGACTTGAAGACCTTTGTTATACCAAGTATTGTTTCGGCTGCAGTcgtctttttcatttgtgtttcCTGGTTTGCGATTCAGCAATCGATCAGGGGACGACGTCAACGTCGCCCGCATGAGGCAACACCACTGATACATGGAGAAGACGAACATACAGGCGGGCATAACTCCGCAGGTGCCTTGAGTCAAACGGAGGAATCCTCTGGTGGTGATGACTCGGAATATTTGACTCCACGGTCGACAATAACTTCCGTGCAAGATGAACCATTGTCAATGACCGATCCAGCCGTTGcttgcaaaaataacaatacaaataaagaaatacaAGGTTCAGTTAGAAAGGACTCTCACGAGACAGAAGAGGCAAAAGTTTAA
- the LOC141885433 gene encoding mitochondrial import inner membrane translocase subunit Tim13-like produces MSDFGFPSSSSSNSSSGLNGSQRAELMEQVKSQLLVASLQELLSKMSEKCFKKCIYKPGSQLDNSEQKCLSMCMDRYMDAWNTVSKTYQSRLQREHSQGGSF; encoded by the exons ATGTCGGATTTTGGGTTTCCTTCATCGTCTTCATCGAATTCTTCAAGCGGACTAAATGGCAGTCAAAGAGCTGAATTAATGGAACAAGTCAAAAGTCAGCTGTTAGTAGCTTCTCTTCAGGAATTACTCTCG AAAATGTCAGAAAAATGCTTCAAGAAGTGTATTTATAAACCAGGTTCACAGCTGGATAACTCTGAACAG aAATGTTTATCAATGTGTATGGATAGATATATGGATGCCTGGAACACTGTATCAAAGACCTATCAGTCAAGACTACAGCGGGAGCACAGTCAAGGAGGAAGcttttaa